In the genome of Bacillus sp. SM2101, the window TGTTGCAATCACTCCAACACCAATATTGTGTCGATATGTATAGTCATCCTTTTTATGCAATTCATTAAATAGATAGAAAAGATTAGGGATTTCTGCAGCCTGCTGTATCGTTGGAATGATATCTCTTTTAATTTCATAAAGAGGAATCTTATGCCTATTCTTTTTTTGCACAAATGAACTCATATTAACACCTCTCTATATTTGATTGTATCATAATTTCCAAACCCTTCCTATCATTAACATAACCGAAGAACTATTTTTTACTTTATTTACAATATAAGATACTTATGTAAAGTTTTCATTTTTCTGTTATTTCTGTCTATTTATATTGACTCAATAATATCATTGGTGTATATTTAAGACATCATTTAGCAGAATGTAAGATTTCATCATCTTAGACAGCTATTGATATTACAAAGCTTCAGCTTAATATATTCCGTTATTTGATAATAAATTATTTTGTAGCACTTTTGTGCAGGAAGTATTAGGAGGAAATCGTACTATGCAAAACGGTAAAGTAAAATGGTTTAATAATGAAAAAGGTTATGGATTTATTGAAGTTGAAGGTGGAGATGACGTATTCGTTCACTTCACAGCTATTCAAGGTGATGGATATAAATCATTGGAAGAAGGTCAAAAAGTTTCCTTTGAAATTGTTGATGGAAACCGAGGGGCTCAAGCAGCCAATGTTGTAAAACTATAAATTAAGCCATTCATTCACATAAAATTTGTTAAAAAAAGACTGTATGATACAGTCTTTTTTGTTTTGTAAAACCTATTTCCTATGGCCCTCACACGTTATGAACAGGTTGCTCTTTTTTAACTATAGTATGATTGCGCAAGCTACTATTCGTAGCATCCTTTCAAACATAATACAATGCAGGTCCATAAAATTATTATGATAATCTAAGTACTGTGGCATCAACGTTTGCAACATGACCTTATAAAAAATATTCAATTATAGTGAATAATCGTCTACCCTCCGACTAACTATATAGTCAGGAGGTGTATGTATTGACTAATGAAGAAAATGAAGTATACACAGGATATAATGATATACAAGATCTTAATATGTCAATTCAAAGTGCACAAAAAATAGTAGGACGTGCCACGATGAGTATGGATGAAGAACAACTAGAGGGAGCTACTCAGGCTGTTTCAGAAGCACGTTCTAAGCTTGTAGATGCAAATGCAAACTCAACTGGTTTTGATAATGAATTTTTACAACAATCAGAGAAATTATTATCACAATGTGAAGAGCAGCTCAATGAAGCAAAGCAGTAATACAAATCATTCTAATTAGAGTATTCACTTCATCTGTATTAAAAGAATTTACATTACAAGCTGGGATATTCACCGATTAACATAAAACCGCAATTATGCGGTTTTTTCCTCGTAGGCTTATTAGCCATCATCTCCAAAATGATTAAGCTAGTAATCCCTATCAAGAATTGGCATATTACGTTCAAGTCCTTCATTATTTTCTTTCCCACTTGGATATAATTGACCATGTGACAAATTCTCTCCATATTTCTTTAATAAGTTACCTACTGTACAAGTATGAATACAAAATGATTGTGCATACGTTTTCCCGTATTCTTTTCTAAAATTACTTTTTACAAAACAATCTTGGCAGTACGTATCGAGGATTTCACTTATCTGTTCAATAATTAGTTTTCTTTCCAAAGTATCCACCCTCCTTGTCATGACTACAATACATATATATGTTATGATAAGTTTTAAATTTCTACATTACTGTGAATGACTATCCCTTCCAACGCTTGGCTTGCAAGCTGATCAGCCTCACCATTTTGCTTTCTTGAAATTGGGTCGTAATGAGGATGAATACCTAATTGCCGTATCTTATCCTCTATTTTATCTAACCATGTATTATATACCTCATCAAAGCATGGCCAATCACCTGAAAGCTGTTTGAGTACTACATGTGAATCTCCACGAAATGTAACAGAGATATGGTGAATACCTAACTCTTCTACTTGCCCCAGTAAGTACCAAAGCGCTGCATATTCAGCTTCATTATTTGTTTCAATTTCTGAAAATAACGCATTGGACCTTAAACGATATTTTTTGTTGTTTTGACTATAATAAATAACTGCACCAAGCCCTGCTTGTTTGTTATTGTTATCATAACCACCATCAAAATATACAATTATATCGTTTGGTTCAGTTTCTAGTTCTTTAGAAAGCCTAATTAGTTCCTTCTTCGTCCATTTGTTATCTTTTTCATCATAAAATAATAACTCGTTTGTTCGTCCAGTACGTTCGAAATCTTCACTGATTGAAAGAGCAGCTTCCACGCTAATTTCCTCAGATGTTAACGTTATAACTTGCTTATTGATTGTTTTATAAGTCCATTCAATTCTAACTTTCATTTTTTCACCTTTCACCTCCGTTTTGTTCAAATGGTGAAATAATTTTTCGTAAGGCTCTTTTCGTAAAGTTTGTTGCTATTTTCACTAAAATTTCGACAGTATGATGAGTTTTATGAGAGCTCAATAATCGTATAAGTAACAAAGATGCCCGACGCCAGGTGTATACGTGCCAATACCTTTGAACGAAAAGTAACAAGCAATGCGAATGCAGCCTTTATTAAATAATGGTCAATTTAGATGAGAGGCTTTTCTGAACTGCATTAAAGATACATCGAACATGAGATGTTTACGTATTTTTATCAAACAGTAATCAACAGAAAAATAACCAAACATAAACACCAGTTTTGTATTCCCTATTTTGTAGTATGTATGATACACTACAATTTAGCTTTTTATTTAGATCGAGAAAGGAAGATAGAAATATTGAGAAAGTCCGTCGTTGCAGATGGTGCTCTATTACTTATAGCTTTCGTATGGGGTACCACTTTTGTTCTCGTGCAAAATGCTATTTCTTTTTTACATCCATTTTCCTTCAATGGTATTCGTTTTTTTATAGCTGGAATATTTTTATTGTGCTGGCTTATTATGTTTAATAAACAACAATTAAAACAGCTAAATGCAACAATGTTCATGTCTGGAGTAATATTAGGCATTTGGCTCTTTCTTGGTTATGCATTTCAAACATTTGGATTATTGTACACAACTTCATCTAAAGCTGGATTTATTACTGGTCTAAGTGTTGTACTCGTTCCTATATTCGCGGTTTTTTTATTAAAAAATAGCATGACACGTAATGGCATAGCTGGTGCTATGCTAGCGACGATAGGTCTTTATATGCTAACGATGGGTGACGAAGTTTCAATTAATCGGGGTGATGTTCTTGTACTATTTTGTGCCGTATCATTTGCGATGCATATTATATTAACAGGTAAATACACGAAGCGTTTCCCGAGTTTAATTCTAACTGTCACGCAAATCTTAACGGTGGCTTTTTTATCATTATTACTAGCGTTTCTTTTTGAAGATTGGAGAAATCAATTACAAATAAACATTTTACTTCAGAAGGAAGTATTTATAGCTTTAGTAGTTACTTCAATCTTTGCAACAGCCTTAGCATTTTTAGGACAAACTTTTTTTCAAAAGTCCGCTACTCCTACTCGAGTTGCGTTAATATTTGCAACTGAACCAGTATTTGCTTCTTTAGCCGGATTTTTTTGGGCGAATGAGCAATTAAGCCACATTGCAATTATAGGCTGTATTTGCATTTTTAGTGGCATGGTGCTATCAGAATTACCTGAAAGGAAAAATAAAGAAGTGAAATGTAGTACAGGAGTCGATTAGAAACGCTCCTGTTTTCTTTATGTATTAATTTTTAGCCTATAAGAAATTACATAAGGTTTTTAATGTAGGCAAATTGTACAGCTTCTTCGCGAGTTTTAATGTTGTTCTCTTGGAAAGATTCTAGTAAAGAGACAAAAAAACTTCCATCAAACTCCTTTTGTACCTTTAAAGTTATTTCTATCGCTGAATTAACTAGTTCATCTGTTGATTTTGTGTATTGCTGACCGAATGTAATAAATCCTAGCGCATCTTCTCGGAAATGAAAGCCTTTATTAGTTAAGTATTGAATGTATTCTTCGACTGTAAAAGCCTTATGTTTTATCATTATGCCTCAACCCTATCTTAATTTCGTTCGAATCCACAAAAAGTTTGGATAACACATTCCTTATATTAACGTAAATTCCTTAAAATATCTATTCGTTTTTTCAACGTTATGCGCTAACAATGTTATGGACATGATGATGCGCTAACAATGAGAGGACATAATAGAACTTTATTAATGAAAGGCTCTTTTCATCTTTGTTGCTATCGTGCCTAAACTAGAAGATTAAGATTTCGTTTTACGTAATAGTGATGCTTTACAGAAGAATAGATGCCCATAACACTAAATGTATAGGTGTTTACATCTTAGATCGTAGAGCTTCAATCAAAGAGAAAATAGCCTGATGAAAGACTCTTTTCGTAAACTTTGTTGCTTTTTCACTAAAAATGGGCTGTATGATGAGTTTTATTAAGCATTGTAAAAGCATAAAAAAGCCATGAACGCTGTGGTTTTACGTGCTTCTGTATTAGAACGAGAAGCAACAATTAAAGGGAAAAAAGACTATTGAAAAGAGACTAATCTAAGTTATTTAATGAGAGGTCAATTCATAATAAATGATGAAATGGATAAAATATTAGATGGAGGTGAGGTTGTTGACTAAACAAAGTAAAACGAGAGGGCGAGTTAGTTCAGGAGTAAATCCACAAGGTTATGGACAAGGATCTGCTGCAAACAATTCTCCAAAAAGCAAGCTAGAGAATGTTGCAAAGATGAAAAATACAAAATAACAGCATGATCATAGATCATAAACATACGGTATGCTATTACAATTGCTACTATAATAATAAAGGCATGTAAAACCCCAACAGTCAGCATTTTATGTATCAATTACAAATGGATGACTTTGGGGTCAATAAACTTTTACATTTACTCTTCTTTTTTACGGTTTTTCATTTTGTTTGATTCAACTTCTGCATATGACGCAAATTCATTGTTATAGTCATTTTTCTGTTTAGCGTTATTATTTCTTTGTGCATTTGCATTACCTGCTTTTGTTCTTCCCATTTTATCGTACTCCTTTACGGCTATTTAGGAGGTCGATCAAACCTCCAAGCTTAGTATAGGAAATTTGTACGAACATATACTTATTAATTTTTTACAATTTCATTATCATCATACGATATCCAATCACTCCAGCTGCCCACATAGAGTTTAATATTATTATAGCCAGCTTCTTTTAAAGACAAATAATTTGGGCATGCAGTAACGCCAGATCCACAATAGACGATTATATTTTCATCCTTATCGAGTTGTAAGAACCTGCTAATCTGCTCATCACTCGTTTTCCACATACCATTGGAATGTAGACTATCTTTCCAATAGTAATTAATAGCTGATGGAATATGTCCAGCAAGCTGATCAATAGGTTCTTCAATTCCTGCATATCTACTATTTTCTCTCGAATCAATAATAACAGCGTCATTACGTTGGCTATGCATTTTAACTTCTTCCATAGTTACCAACATATCATGCTGAATACGCGGAGTAAAAAAACTTCTTGTTACTGTTGGTATATCCGCTGTTATTGGCATGTGCCTTTCTTTCCATGCGGTATATCCACCATTCAAAATTTGTACATGCTTTAATCCAACATATAATAACATCCAGCAAAAACGTGATGCAAAGGCTCCTCCTTGATCGTCATAAGCTACTACCCTAGTATGTTGATCAATTCCTGCTGCATATAATTTTTCACAGAATTCTTCAATGTTTGGCAGTGGATGACGGCCTCCGTACTTTTCAATAGGGCCTGATAGGTCCTTATCTAAATCAAAATACAATGCACCTGGGATATGCCCTTGTATATAGCTGTTTAATCCTGCCGCAGGGTCTTCTAAGTGAAATCTACAATCAATGATTCGAACATTTGAAATATGTTTGTGTAACCAATCGACTTCAACAATATGTTTCATGTCCTCTCTCCTTTCCATTTATATAAACTTGGCATAGAAGCTAATGGGTAAAACAAGTATAAATATATACTCCTTTAGCTCTCTTCTTCAAAAAGGAAATTAGTTAATGAACTTAAACATCTTGTAAATTACATAGGTAATTGTTTAGCTCGTACTTTTTCTACGTTAAAACAATTCGCATTGATTAAACTTGTGCTCATAGCTCGTGGTTAATAAAAGAATGTAAGCGCTTTGCTTATCAAAACTCATTTCATCTATAAGAAGAAACTATTACAAACCACCTTTAAAATTGTCACTTCCGTAGGCTCTTTTCGTAAACATTGTTGCTATTGTTATCAAATTAGTACTATAAAAAGTGGTTGTTGTACAGAAGAAAAGATGGCACGAACTCTATTTGTGTACGTGTTTCTTCTTAATACGAAAAACAGCAATCAATGCGAAAACAGCTTTTCCGTAACAACAACGTATTACTGACCCAATTTATTTACAACAAGCTTTTGTGCGTACTCTTTAACCATCATGTTAGTAACATATTTCCTCGTAGGACTAACTCCCTTACTAGCTAGTGCATTTATTTGACTTGTTATTTCGTTAATGCCATCAACAGAATAAGGTTGATTCGCTTTACACAATTCAAGAGCCTCTTCAATTAAAGCTTCTCTTTGATTGTCCAATTGTACAAAAATCTGAATATGGCGATGCTGACTTTGTGAATGACTCGTAATTGCTTTGTGTACTTCTGACATGAGAGTTCCTCCTAAATATCCATATAACTCACTATAGATTGGCGTATTTCCTGTAACAAGGATACATCTACATTATCTGATAATGCAAGAATTATTCCTTCATAATAATCTTCATTTTCGTTTAATAACTTTTGCAGAGATGCTTGTACATATTGGTCGAAATTATACTGGTAATGGCTTGTCACTTGAGTTTTCATAGCTTTTAAAAAGCTATGTATAGGCTCCTCTAATTGCTTAACTATTTCATCACTCATCTTTTGTTTACCGTGTTTTTCGAAGAAAGTTTTTGCGTTTTTATACATCCCTATTACTTTATTTTTATTGACTTGATCTCCAATAAAAGGATAGTGAAAAGCTGGTGTAGGAAACTCAAACTCACTATTTATATTAAATTGTAAATGATCGTTTATTCCCACAATACGAATATTTATATCTTCTAATATTTCAGCAACTTGTTTTCGTAAAAATGCTTCAACACGTAGACTAGTTGCCCGTATTTCCTGTTCTAAATCGAACGATATTGCCGACAGTAATTCCTCTAATGCACCTTCCAATTTCACTTGAATATTTTTACCATCTTCACGTAAGGTCGAAGGGTTAAAACTTTCTTTAAATAAATCTGAAAAACGTAAAAAGTTCCGTTGTTGAATATAATAGACTAATTCTGTTATTTCTTGATCAATTGACCGCTTTTGACTGTCGATCTGGTAAGTGCTAATGATAGATCGAATGCTTTCTCGTTCATCTGTGGCTGCTAACAGCTTGCTATTTTTTTCGTCATTGCTGGTAGTTGCTGTTTTGATATAGTCATCTAACATATTGTTTACTTTCTCTATATCCGTGTAAGCAGAGCTTATCGTGATCTCTGCCAGTTCTTCGATGATAAATGTTTTAAAATCTCGTTCAAAACGTAAGATTCCTGAATAGTCTCCCATCTCAACATCAGCATCATTAGAATCATTTTGTTTTGCTGTTAGCGCCTTATGACTAGAGATTGGATAAAGACGTGGGTCCCTTATACCGTAAGAGACAAGTTGCTCGTCAACAAAGTTCATAACTGAACCGAGTTCCTCTTCTGAATGAGCCAAATCAGATGCGTTAACTACAAAGAACATTTTATCCATACTAAAAGTATCTTTCACTCTTCCGAGCTGAATAATAAATTCTCTATCTGCTTTGGAAAACGCATGGTTATAGTAAGTGACAAATAGAATGGCATCTGCATTTTTAATATAATCGAATGCTACATCTGTATGTCGAGCGTTCACTGAGTCCGCACCTGGAGTGTCAACTAATGATATACCTTGGCGTGTTAACTCACTATCAAAGGCTAGTTCAATCCATTCAACGAAGCACGCTTTTTCTTCTACAGATACATAGTCGGAAAAGGCAGCAAGGCTAGTGGTGATGATAGAGCCTAAGTTTTTGGACATTGTAGCATATCCACTACAAACAGCATGTAGAAAAGAATAATGTGATTGATCTCGACTATCAATAACCTGCTGACGATATGTACCTTGCTTTAATAACTTAATCGCATCTTCCAAAGTGCTAGCTTTCAAATTAAATATTTTTAACGATTGTTGCACATCTTCAAATATTTGTTGCTGTGTCTTTAATTTAACTTTTACCGTCCCATGTGGAAATTCGTCAGATGGTGGAATAATTTTGTTAATCGTTGCTGTTGTCGGATTAGGTGAAACTGGTAATACCTTATCTCCTAGGAGCGCATTCGCAAACGATGATTTACCTGCACTAAAAGCTCCAAATAATGCGACTGTAAAGTTTCTATTTTCAAGCCTTTCAGACTTTTCACGTAGCTCTTTAACAACCGTTGCAAAACCAGGTGTTGCTGATATTTGATTGCAAACATGGTTTAAGTATTTAATCGTTTCGTTAACGCGCCCCCCTTGATTACGATTGTTACGTAGTGTCAAGTTTGTATTATCTAAACTGCTATGAATCACTTGACTATCAGTTACTTCATTATCTTGATTTGCATCTTCCATTGAAGTAAAGACAATATGTTCTTCCAATAAAGCTTTCAACTCTTCATTATCCTGAGGAAGTTCATTTTGTCTATGAAGAAGATTATTTAGAGATTTTCTATGTCTCTCCTCCATCGATACCAATTGATCAAGCCCTGATTTAGCATCCATCAAATTGTTTTGCTGCTTAAGTATATTTTGTAACATATCAATTTGTGTACTCGTATGCTTGTTCAACTCAATGATTATTTTATTAATAATTTCATATGTTTCATCACGACACATCCTCTTAATCATTTGAACTACATCATTCGTATATGTCAGGACATAATCACCCGTTAGTCTTGCTCCTTTTTTTAATATGTTTTCCAGCATAGAAGATTCAAGTGTAATGGAGAAAGTTTGAATGTCTCTAGTCAATTCATCTTCAAGAATAGCCTGTTTTTTACAGAATTCTAAAAAATAATCCTTAATATGCCATTCCAGTTGTGAAGAAATCTTATCCTTTATATCTTCACACAGTACATCTAAGCGATCTTCTCGTTCCTTTGCAATTTTCTTTTTGGAGCTGAATAATCCTATTTTGAAATCAGCTTGACTAGCTTCAATAAATGCTCTTGCATGTTCTCTAGTAGAATATGGCATAAGATATGCATTGTCTAAAATAGCCTGTATGTCTTTTTTGCAATTTAACTCTGCGCTTTCCAATGCTTGTTGTTTCTCATCGATTTCTTGTTGTACATTATTTATGTTTGATAGAAGTTCTTCTCGTTCATTTACAGGTAAATGAGAAAGAGTTTTTTCAAATATATTTTGCTGATCTAATGTTTTGTTTACATAATATTGCAAATGTTCATTTAGTAATTTTTCAGCCGCTAATAAGCTAGTTTTTATGAGGAGGCTATCCTTTTCGTTGATTTTTTTCTGCAACAATTTTTTGACGCTAGCTAATTCATTTAATGGATGATCCTTTTTCTTTAAAGATGTGTAAAATATACCATCTGCTTCAACTTTCCAATTTAAAAAAGAATTTTTAACACCGTTTGCAAAATCAAAAAAACTAACTTCCTGTTCCTGGTGCTTATCAATTTGATTAATGATTAAATATACTTCTTTTCCACGATCCTTTAATTCCTTTGCAAATAGAAAATTTTCTTCTGATTGTACATGGTTATAATCCATTACAAAAAATATCGTATCTGCGATGTGAAGAGCCGATTCGGTCGCCAAACGATGCGCATCATCAGTAGAGTCGATCCCAGGAGTATCCATAATTGAAACCCCTAACGGAATGGAAGTTGTTTCTACACTAAGTTCAATAGATGCGACTGAATCACCATCTTTACAAAGAGATTTCACAAGTTCATAATTATACGGACCTTCATATTGCACCACTTCACCACTATGAAAGTAAACGCGTGCATACTTGTTTCCCCTCTTTACTTTAACAAGGTTGGCACTTGTCGGAATCGGACTAGTAGGCAATAGCTGTTCACCTATTAATTCATTGATCATACTTGACTTCCCTGCCGAAAAATGGCCACAAAAACCAATGGTAAATTCCTCACTTTGAAGTTTTTTCATTAATTGAACAATTTTCGACGCGGTTTGGCTATCACCTTCATCATTAATTTTATGATAAATATCGAACAATCCACTCGTAATATTTTGAGTTGTGTACTTTTTAACCCCTGTTTGCCCCATATACAATACCCCTTAACATTCTGACTGATTAGTTATTTTCTTATTTTACAATATTAAATATGATGTTTCATAGTAAAACTATAAATTATTAAGAAAAACCCTAGTATCATGAAGATTTTGAAATTGAGCAACAAAGCCATATCACTTTCCTATCTCTAATCAGGCTCAATACGAAATAGGCAAAGAAATTATTTTCTTTCCCAAAGGACATACATTGTAGTCATTTTTAGGACGCTCTACGTAAACGTTGATTTCAATATTAACCTAGTTGACGATTTATAAGCTTGACTCCTAAGATTCAATAACTAATTTTCTTTCTTAGCTTAGTTTCGTGGCATCTTTTCTTCAATATCATAATGAAAACCAAATAAGACTTCTATAGTAATTTTGTATAAAAAGCAGCATAGTTTGCGAAAGGTTCTCAAATAACAAGCACCTTGAGCATTACATATCTAGTTATTTAAAAAACACAAACATGTAAGGTCTGAAAAAACAGATAAACATCGTTCATAATTTGTTGCTATTTTTACAAAAATACAACATATAAAGGAAGGTTTTGGACAAAATCAACGGATTGTTCTATCAAGCTATGTAACTCTAATTAAATGTGAGTATAACGATAACTTTAAATAAAACGGAAGACCATTGTGAAGAGTTTCAAATAAAAAGGACTTCCCCTGTTTGGAGAAGTCGAACGTTTTAAAGGAGTTGTTGTTGTGCATTATTATTATAAATCTAATAATCATTACGTTCAGCACACAATTATTGGAATTGCACTATTAAATCTATTAAAATTTATTAAATCTATTAAATTCATTACACAAAACAATATTATGAGGTAATATAGTAATGGGTATATTTTACCCGATTACAATCCCTGAAATAAAGATGGAGGTGAATTCAGTTTGGCCACATTAAGTTCAAAAGTAACAGGTGTTTTAAACAGCACTATTCATGTAGTTAAAACCGTAGTACCAATAGATGTAACAATTGATAAACCAGCGTTATTCACTCAACCGTTACTGCAATCCTCAATGGGCGTGTTAATTGGTATAACTGGGGATATAAGAGGAAGGTTAATAATAGAGGGAAACCCAACTGTATTTGGTGGAGTTGGTGAAATCATGTTCGGTATGCCTCTTGAGGGAGAAATGCTTGAATCATTTACAGGAGAGTTTGGTAATATGATTGCAGGTAATTTGTCTACACAACTTTCTCAACAAGGGATCAATATTGATATTACACCTCCTACAGTGTTAGTTGGTCAAACAAAAATCTACGGCTTTGAAAAAGCCTTTAGAGTTCCCATTCAAGTGGAAGCGATGGGAGAAATGCAAATCATTTTAATGATTGAAATGTAATCAAATACACAACCAAGCAAAACAATCGACAAATAGTCGGTTGTTTTCTGCTTTTAATTGCTTGTTTTCGTATTAATTGGTGTTATTCGTTCTTAGATATAAGCACATATAAATCAGTTGTGATGGCACCTTTACTATTTTATCATTGCTGAACTTTAATAAAACTCATCCCTCTGCCCATTTTTAGTAAAAGTAGGAACAAAGTATACGAAGAGGGTATTTTAATGTCACTTCCAGCCCTATAACTATCACCTTATGACAAAAGTCACAAGCAGACAACTCAAATCTATTTAACTATTTCACATTTTTTTCACAAATTGTTTTTATTTTTTGTGATATTTATCACTGATAAATTAATTTATCACTATTATCATAGTGTTTATATTACATATGAACAATTTGTGAAAACCTAATAACTGTATGGATTTTACACATTAGTCTAGTAAGATAATAGTGTAATAATAGGAAATTTGTTCAATAGCGAAGGGAGTGAGAGAGATGCCGAAAACTGAGCTTCAAAATCAAAAAACTAAAATAGAAAGTGAGCCTTCATTAAAAGGAGCGTTAGCTTCAGTAATGTTGTTGGGTTTCTTTCTAATCATTACTTGGTTGGGAGTTTATTTTTTATTTGTAGACCGCTTATAGAAGGAGGGGAATTAGTCGATGCACATGCACAAGTTTGAAAAAATATGGTTGTTATTTGGAGTTGGAACTCTACTTGTCTTCTTAACTGTTATAGGTATTAGCGCATTTTATTTAGGAAACCAACCTCCTAGTTGTTTAACAACAATTGATCCAGAAAAGGTTGACCAAACAGCACCATTTGATAATCCAGGGTTAGTACAAATCGGTGACAATGAATATCAATTAACATTTGTTGCTTCTGCATTTAGTTACTCTCCAACAAAAGTACAAGTACCAAAGGGTGCGAAAGTAAAAATCGTTGCTACAACGAAAGATGTTATTCACGGCTTTGAAATAGCAGGTACAAATGCAAATATGATGCTTGAACCTGGGTACATAAGCGAAGTAACAACTACGTTTGATGAAGTTGGAGAGTATTTAGTTTTATGTAATGAATATTGTGGAATAGGTCATACTAGTATGACTGCAACAATCGAGGTGGTTGAATAATGAGTATTGTTGAAGCGAAAGTTGATCGACGCGATGGAAAATTGGCAATGGCACATATTTATGTCGCATTTATTGCACTAGCACTCGGAGGATTAGCAGGATTATTACAAACACTTGTTCGCTCAGGGGAATTTACCCTCCCTTCATGGCTTGGCTATTATCAAATTTTAACTGTACACGGCGTATTACTTGGTCTTGTTTTAACTACATTCTTCATTATCGGCTTTCAATTTGCCAGCCTAAGTAGAACAGCAGGTGCATTATCCAATAAGGTTCGCTTGACTGGTTGGATCGGGTTTTGGATGATGACCATTGGTACGGCAATTGCCGCAGTATTTATTTTATTGAATGAAGCATCAGTACTTTATACATTCTACGCTCCTTTAAAAGCACATCCAGGTTTTTACATAGGCTTAACTTTGGTTGTTGTTGGTAGCTGGGTAGCTGGATTTGCTATGTTTGCACATTACAGAAAGTGGCGTAAACAACATCCAGGTGAGATTAGTCCACTA includes:
- a CDS encoding dynamin family protein → MGQTGVKKYTTQNITSGLFDIYHKINDEGDSQTASKIVQLMKKLQSEEFTIGFCGHFSAGKSSMINELIGEQLLPTSPIPTSANLVKVKRGNKYARVYFHSGEVVQYEGPYNYELVKSLCKDGDSVASIELSVETTSIPLGVSIMDTPGIDSTDDAHRLATESALHIADTIFFVMDYNHVQSEENFLFAKELKDRGKEVYLIINQIDKHQEQEVSFFDFANGVKNSFLNWKVEADGIFYTSLKKKDHPLNELASVKKLLQKKINEKDSLLIKTSLLAAEKLLNEHLQYYVNKTLDQQNIFEKTLSHLPVNEREELLSNINNVQQEIDEKQQALESAELNCKKDIQAILDNAYLMPYSTREHARAFIEASQADFKIGLFSSKKKIAKEREDRLDVLCEDIKDKISSQLEWHIKDYFLEFCKKQAILEDELTRDIQTFSITLESSMLENILKKGARLTGDYVLTYTNDVVQMIKRMCRDETYEIINKIIIELNKHTSTQIDMLQNILKQQNNLMDAKSGLDQLVSMEERHRKSLNNLLHRQNELPQDNEELKALLEEHIVFTSMEDANQDNEVTDSQVIHSSLDNTNLTLRNNRNQGGRVNETIKYLNHVCNQISATPGFATVVKELREKSERLENRNFTVALFGAFSAGKSSFANALLGDKVLPVSPNPTTATINKIIPPSDEFPHGTVKVKLKTQQQIFEDVQQSLKIFNLKASTLEDAIKLLKQGTYRQQVIDSRDQSHYSFLHAVCSGYATMSKNLGSIITTSLAAFSDYVSVEEKACFVEWIELAFDSELTRQGISLVDTPGADSVNARHTDVAFDYIKNADAILFVTYYNHAFSKADREFIIQLGRVKDTFSMDKMFFVVNASDLAHSEEELGSVMNFVDEQLVSYGIRDPRLYPISSHKALTAKQNDSNDADVEMGDYSGILRFERDFKTFIIEELAEITISSAYTDIEKVNNMLDDYIKTATTSNDEKNSKLLAATDERESIRSIISTYQIDSQKRSIDQEITELVYYIQQRNFLRFSDLFKESFNPSTLREDGKNIQVKLEGALEELLSAISFDLEQEIRATSLRVEAFLRKQVAEILEDINIRIVGINDHLQFNINSEFEFPTPAFHYPFIGDQVNKNKVIGMYKNAKTFFEKHGKQKMSDEIVKQLEEPIHSFLKAMKTQVTSHYQYNFDQYVQASLQKLLNENEDYYEGIILALSDNVDVSLLQEIRQSIVSYMDI
- a CDS encoding cytochrome c oxidase subunit II, translated to MHMHKFEKIWLLFGVGTLLVFLTVIGISAFYLGNQPPSCLTTIDPEKVDQTAPFDNPGLVQIGDNEYQLTFVASAFSYSPTKVQVPKGAKVKIVATTKDVIHGFEIAGTNANMMLEPGYISEVTTTFDEVGEYLVLCNEYCGIGHTSMTATIEVVE
- a CDS encoding cytochrome c oxidase subunit 2A, producing the protein MPKTELQNQKTKIESEPSLKGALASVMLLGFFLIITWLGVYFLFVDRL
- a CDS encoding chemotaxis protein CheX, producing the protein MATLSSKVTGVLNSTIHVVKTVVPIDVTIDKPALFTQPLLQSSMGVLIGITGDIRGRLIIEGNPTVFGGVGEIMFGMPLEGEMLESFTGEFGNMIAGNLSTQLSQQGINIDITPPTVLVGQTKIYGFEKAFRVPIQVEAMGEMQIILMIEM